In Pseudochaenichthys georgianus chromosome 6, fPseGeo1.2, whole genome shotgun sequence, a single window of DNA contains:
- the pnpla2 gene encoding patatin-like phospholipase domain-containing protein 2 yields MFPLDSPWNLSFAGCGFLGIYHVGVASCLLEQAPFLVHNARHIYGASAGAITAGALVTGVCLGETGAGIIDVAKEARKRFLGPLHPSFNLVKIMRQMLLRTLPADSHHVANGRLGISLTRVTDGENVLVSHFNNKEEVVQAVVCSAFIPVYSGLIPPTLQGVRYVDGGISDNLPQYELKNTITVSPFSGESDICPRDTSTNIHELRFTNTSIQFTLTNLYRVSRALFPPDPMVMKAMCKQGYKDGMHFLKRNGLLNFNGPHRDRPLLANAEANEDYNDDKEENKSDQEEEKPDVEQGVAVYCSTSEEEQFIQHLPPTLHKALIEACMERRSLKQSLSNLLPVRMASAMMLPYTLPLESAMSMTLRLLEWLPDIQDDVGWMQEQIMKILQHVLGQASKSITEHVSTRLSWQMELHQYQSLPSQFSSTSLFPSWVNGSSSSVLNVFMRLNQYKKQLLSGVLCINMDLQGSFKAGAADQSPPPTLSAEGLTMDRCCLEIIPAADSEETISSS; encoded by the exons ATGTTTCCTCTAGACTCGCCGTGGAACCTCTCGTTTGCAGGTTGCGGCTTCCTGGGTATCTACCACGTCGGAGTAGCCAGCTGTCTGCTGGAGCAGGCGCCCTTTCTGGTGCACAACGCCAGGCACATATACGGGGCTTCAGCCGGAGCTATCACCGCCGGTGCGCTGGTCACTGGAGTGTGTCTTG GAGAGACTGGTGCAGGGATCATCGATGTGGCCAAGGAGGCGAGGAAGCGATTCCTTGGACCCTTGCATCCTTCCTTTAACCTGGTGAAGATCATGCGTCAGATGTTGCTGCGCACCCTGCCAGCTGATTCTCACCATGTGGCCAACGGACGGCTAGGAATCTCTCTGACCCGAGTGACCGATGGAGAAAATGTCCTGGTGTCGCACTTCAACAACAAGGAGGAGGTGGTGCAG GCAGTTGTCTGCAGTGCTTTCATCCCTGTGTATTCTGGCCTTATTCCTCCCACACTGCAAGGAGTG CGATATGTAGACGGAGGAATCTCAGACAACCTGCCTCAGTATGAACTGAAAAATACCATCACTGTGTCTCCGTTCTCCGGAGAGAGCGACATCTGCCCCCGAGACACTTCCACCAACATACACGAGCTGAGATTTACCAACACAAGCATCCAGTTCACTCTCACAAACCTCTACAGAGTCTCCAGGGCCCTCTTCCCTCCAGACCCAATG GTTATGAAGGCCATGTGTAAGCAGGGATATAAAGATGGTATGCACTTTTTAAAGAGGAATG GATTGCTTAATTTCAACGGGCCTCACAGAGACAGACCCCTGCTGGCTAATGCTGAAGCAAATGAGGATTATAATGATGATaaggaagaaaataaaagtGACCAAGAGGAGGAAAAGCCTGATGTGGAACAGGGAGTGGCAGTTTATTGCAGTACCTCAGAAGAGGAGCAGTTCATCCAACACCTTCCACCCACCCTGCACAAAG CTCTCATCGAGGCCTGCATGGAGAGAAGGAGCCTGAAGCAGTCGCTAAGCAACCTGCTTCCTGTCAGGATGGCCTCCGCCATGATGCTGCCCTACACACTGCCTCTGGAGTCTGCCATGTCCATGACTCTCAG ACTTCTGGAGTGGCTGCCAGATATACAAGATGATGTGGGATGGATGCAAGAGCAGATAATGAAAATCCTACAGCATGTTCTTGGCCAGGCCTCTAAAAGCATTACCGAGCATGTTTCTACCAG GTTATCCTGGCAGATGGAGCTCCACCAATACCAGTCCCTCCCGTCCCAGTTCAGCTCCACCAGCCTGTTCCCCAGCTGGGTGAATGGGAGCAGTTCTTCAGTCCTGAATGTGTTCATGCGTCTCAACCAGTACAAGAAGCAGCTGCTGTCTGGAGTGTTGTGTATCAACATGGACCTGCAAGGCTCCTTCAAAGCTGGAGCAGCAGATCAGAGTCCTCCCCCCACCCTCTCTGCTGAAGGCCTCACAATGGACAGATGTTGCCTTGAAATTATTCCTGCTGCTGACTCTGAAGAAACCATCAGCAGCTCCTAA